The Pedosphaera parvula Ellin514 genome includes a region encoding these proteins:
- a CDS encoding E2/UBC family protein, with amino-acid sequence MAERSKIVQQLREEQIREINEFLISNFSARLLTDHELAHEGRIFAGWLIEISADGRQFGVRVLIGREFPFHPPEIYLQDASYHLKFPHVEKTGKLCLTPVQASFSPARPKQMVKYLLDQARQLLVDSLAGTNREDFITEFQSYWPGHLPEKTVPFYRILEPKEESRIVHYWSGSTFTLFAETIAECREWVKNINGGSLPKGMEIYPSVFVWLQTPLYPDDYPMTTQLQVRPSDVWHNRRTRTLTNF; translated from the coding sequence TTGGCTGAGCGATCTAAAATTGTTCAGCAGTTGCGAGAGGAACAAATCAGGGAGATCAATGAGTTCCTGATCTCTAATTTCTCTGCCCGGCTTCTCACTGACCATGAGCTAGCTCACGAAGGGCGCATCTTCGCGGGTTGGCTCATCGAGATATCCGCGGACGGACGCCAATTCGGTGTCCGTGTCCTAATTGGAAGAGAGTTTCCCTTCCATCCCCCCGAAATATATCTACAGGATGCTTCCTACCATCTTAAATTCCCACATGTTGAGAAAACTGGGAAGCTCTGCCTGACTCCCGTTCAAGCCTCATTCTCTCCCGCACGCCCGAAGCAGATGGTGAAATATCTTCTTGATCAAGCTCGTCAACTGCTTGTGGATTCGCTCGCCGGGACAAACCGTGAGGATTTTATTACCGAATTCCAAAGTTATTGGCCAGGTCACCTACCTGAAAAAACTGTTCCCTTCTACCGTATTCTGGAACCAAAAGAGGAAAGCCGGATCGTTCATTATTGGTCAGGGAGCACCTTTACGCTATTTGCGGAGACAATTGCTGAATGTCGCGAGTGGGTCAAAAATATCAACGGCGGCAGTTTGCCGAAAGGAATGGAGATCTACCCCTCCGTTTTTGTCTGGTTGCAAACGCCGCTGTATCCGGATGACTACCCAATGACTACCCAGTTACAAGTGCGACCTTCCGACGTTTGGCACAATCGTCGAACCCGAACATTGACCAACTTCTGA
- a CDS encoding nucleotidyltransferase domain-containing protein, with protein sequence MDASRSIRRRLGDQADANEKRLKAGLEDAGEPQPLHFVLQGSYAMRTTVQHPKNDYDIDDGVVFSREFLKGAQGADKTALDARKMVCEALYDDAFNRVPEVRTNRVRVYYNEGHHVDVPVYRMENPDSESTLYELASSDWKESNPEAVTKWFQKQLEAKHLSEEKDGHHQMRRLLRLLKNSPLAVTAGTCQAVSSSPCSRTRNIRPINSVRIRPFTIFSRY encoded by the coding sequence GTGGACGCCAGTCGCTCTATCCGACGAAGATTAGGAGACCAAGCGGATGCCAACGAGAAGCGACTTAAAGCAGGGCTGGAAGATGCAGGAGAACCACAACCACTCCATTTTGTTCTGCAAGGTTCCTACGCGATGCGTACGACGGTGCAGCATCCAAAGAATGATTACGACATTGACGATGGAGTTGTCTTCTCGCGTGAATTTTTGAAGGGAGCACAAGGGGCCGATAAGACCGCTCTCGATGCGCGAAAAATGGTATGTGAGGCGCTTTACGACGATGCTTTCAATCGGGTGCCCGAAGTGAGGACTAACCGTGTTCGCGTGTATTACAACGAGGGCCATCATGTTGATGTTCCCGTGTATCGAATGGAGAACCCGGATTCAGAAAGTACGCTTTATGAGTTGGCTAGTTCCGACTGGAAGGAGTCGAACCCAGAAGCGGTGACTAAATGGTTTCAAAAGCAACTTGAAGCAAAACATTTGTCTGAGGAAAAGGATGGACACCATCAAATGAGGCGGCTGCTCCGATTGCTTAAAAATTCGCCATTAGCCGTGACAGCTGGAACATGCCAAGCGGTTTCGTCCTCACCGTGCTCACGGACGAGAAATATTCGACCTATCAACAGCGTGAGGATCAGGCCTTTTACAATCTTCTCCAGGTATTGA
- a CDS encoding DUF11 domain-containing protein: MSAIIIPGLTLANQFVINPMDPKGFAYDMKIVPGLNQTVVVASKSRTDNSTWLGAYEQGILRTNSDFFYSTGLSLEFGNDPSLLYSEDYTGAGFRRYTVDAGGITLLDGTASLLPTFTPMDIVWNAGRIYSSVGNVINPINRTIVGTIAGIPAGSRVVYDTVEGRVFYLCPGANQAVLRAFDGPTLLPIGSRTIPGVSGSTANFVRWGIDGFAFTTSSGQLISFHSSLVATNPPADVAISLVHRPAPYIFGSNVQATITITNTGPNVATDVAWANTLPVGTIIANATSSSGSLVIASNTVSGVLPTLAVGASATVSVVFLPSATGIVTNQVVVTSSSIDPVFTNNLYSALLWVQPASGLPATISLGLPVKDLERDPIRPLLYASFGANAGAIANSVAIIDPINGSISSPVLVGSDPGKLAASPDGQFLYVALDGEGVVKKLALPNLSWVGSFPVPQNQTVSRMVVSPVNSDMVVIRRMPDAITSLHIAGVHQPGELGSQGLFAFSQASGQLFGCDGFHSNVKLYQLNTGTNGLTLLDGQAGKQSQSTDLKSSSAFLFFNGGMIVNPATKRVRAVMPVPYNSLVEPDSGCGRAFYLTPAGSTWTLRAFDIDQGIEVGSLPIVLSGTPQRLLRWGTDGLALYTANSQILILRGQLVPTNPPIDLVIHQSVGSSIATTNDTLNISLQLTNLGPVTASGVVVTQAFSLSVTNLTFGGTDGTATYTNGIATWRVGNLSTGTVASLNVSLRVLKPGTFTVSAGAYHNLNDSFWGNNTALNSINIFNPAASNVLQVLLPTRDLVYDAVRDRLYASTPATNGLAGNLVAVIDPASGTMERAFPAGSEPDQLALSEDSRFLHTALDGAMGVQRFDLQSNIADLSFSFGTNDIYFAQDLKVQPGHPETIAASLGSFNFASGYPSDVVVYDAGVPRSLRGGPSRGVTFSSEGSYLFGYVSPSLSFGFMRMKLGDAGFVSSENLPGFTSGPGDLKFSNGRLYSSSGQVLDPYAPVLIGSLSASGTKAIDPDVGRAFYLSQNGTNWELRAFDLATLQSTGTQVVANVQGTPSSLVRCGTDRLAFRTSSNQLFIVHSQLVPTNQVGFADLAVSQQAAQDHSAPNETLRFTITVTNRGPSAATNVLLAIQPPAPIASLTIQLPQGSSSNVNGNYLCNLGTVGVGQSLAVVLSTVITNSARYSNSVSVSAYTLDSNPSNNTSAIDMQGLFFQRSDSTKIYTAATTAMAYDPVGQRLFAALSPSGATNQLAWFDPQSGVMMGSKILDIISPTSMLITEDGQYLYLSSKNIGQVQRINLPSLTVDLSFTPPGATAVPALALVPGNPRSVVLTYWVTNTPIAAVFDDATPRPNQIIGNQFTLLAGATDAPAVYGYSYVGTGIPDVYRMNLTASGMQPLDYGPKDTPWGNQTQMSYASGRLFFASGSVMNPSSWTQEQSFTLPYYGLSMALLPGADRATFLTGDSVSGFLAHFCIDSISSRQQLAQIDVRLSTLGFGNLTYCGADRFAFRSPNEIVFIRSSAIPAADLTLHSSLSTNQIMVGDTVSLQLVVSNAGPYAVSGVFLSNNLPVGLNIVTSSLTQGTVNANAHQVIASIGTLATNGTATLNLVLSPDGATLGSVTVSSDVSGSNLSDPIPFNNHAIQQLLVLPKDSDHDGIPDDWELAHGLNPFDASDALLDSDCDGKSNLEEYLAGTDPMVFDGLRIVSMQSDHDGGFKLVVHGAIGKTYAIETSTNVTEWSELKSFVCTADNQEVRVLSTGSIQKSFYRLHTSTNAPLPLLTLINSSAATNAPLLQVTAPPGYYYALQTSTNLVDWTVATNFYATSCTSLISGSHSPVTGSVFYRVKSE; encoded by the coding sequence GTGAGCGCCATTATTATACCTGGCCTGACGCTTGCGAACCAATTCGTAATCAACCCAATGGACCCCAAGGGATTTGCCTATGACATGAAGATCGTTCCGGGCTTGAATCAGACCGTTGTGGTTGCAAGCAAAAGCCGGACCGACAACTCAACCTGGCTTGGAGCATATGAACAGGGGATTCTACGGACGAATAGTGACTTTTTCTATAGCACAGGGTTGAGCCTCGAATTCGGCAACGACCCTTCACTGCTCTACAGCGAGGACTATACGGGGGCGGGCTTTCGCCGTTACACGGTCGATGCGGGAGGAATCACTTTATTGGACGGGACTGCAAGCTTGCTTCCTACGTTTACTCCCATGGATATCGTTTGGAATGCTGGGAGGATTTACAGTTCCGTTGGCAACGTCATCAACCCTATAAACCGCACGATCGTGGGGACCATTGCAGGGATTCCTGCAGGTTCTCGTGTTGTCTATGACACGGTGGAAGGGCGTGTTTTCTATCTCTGCCCTGGGGCCAACCAGGCTGTGCTGCGGGCGTTTGACGGTCCGACGCTGCTTCCCATTGGCAGCAGGACAATCCCTGGCGTCAGCGGCTCGACTGCGAATTTCGTGCGATGGGGTATTGACGGTTTTGCATTCACTACGAGCAGCGGCCAACTGATCAGCTTCCACAGCAGCCTAGTGGCCACCAATCCGCCAGCGGATGTTGCAATCTCACTCGTACATCGCCCGGCTCCGTATATTTTCGGCAGCAATGTTCAGGCAACCATCACCATTACAAATACCGGCCCCAATGTGGCAACGGATGTGGCTTGGGCCAACACTTTGCCGGTTGGAACAATCATCGCCAACGCCACGTCGTCCTCGGGCAGCCTTGTAATTGCTTCCAATACCGTCTCGGGAGTCCTGCCAACGCTTGCCGTTGGAGCTTCGGCTACTGTAAGCGTCGTGTTCCTGCCTTCAGCCACAGGAATCGTCACCAACCAGGTTGTAGTCACCTCCTCCTCGATTGACCCTGTGTTTACAAACAATCTCTATTCCGCGCTGCTCTGGGTACAACCTGCTTCAGGTTTGCCGGCTACGATATCTCTTGGGCTGCCAGTCAAGGACCTTGAGCGCGATCCAATCCGGCCATTGCTATATGCCAGCTTTGGTGCAAATGCCGGGGCGATTGCAAATAGCGTGGCAATAATTGATCCGATTAACGGGAGTATTAGCTCACCAGTCCTCGTCGGTTCTGATCCGGGAAAACTGGCTGCCTCGCCCGACGGTCAATTTTTATATGTCGCACTCGATGGGGAAGGGGTCGTTAAAAAGTTGGCTTTGCCAAATTTGAGTTGGGTTGGTTCATTCCCTGTTCCTCAAAATCAAACGGTGAGTAGAATGGTTGTTTCACCTGTCAATTCTGACATGGTGGTGATCCGCCGAATGCCGGATGCCATAACTAGCTTGCACATTGCCGGTGTGCACCAGCCAGGGGAACTGGGCAGCCAGGGTTTGTTCGCATTCTCTCAAGCCAGCGGGCAACTCTTTGGCTGCGATGGATTCCATAGCAATGTAAAACTTTACCAGTTGAATACCGGGACGAATGGGTTGACCCTTCTCGATGGCCAGGCTGGTAAGCAAAGCCAGTCAACGGACCTGAAATCTTCAAGTGCATTCCTCTTTTTCAATGGAGGGATGATCGTCAATCCCGCTACCAAGCGCGTGCGTGCTGTCATGCCCGTGCCTTACAACTCCTTAGTCGAACCTGATTCAGGCTGTGGCAGGGCCTTTTACCTTACCCCTGCCGGTAGCACCTGGACGTTGCGCGCTTTCGACATAGACCAGGGTATTGAGGTGGGATCCTTGCCCATAGTTCTGTCGGGCACGCCACAACGCCTGCTACGTTGGGGAACCGATGGACTCGCTCTTTACACCGCAAACTCCCAAATACTCATTTTGCGGGGACAGCTCGTTCCTACCAATCCGCCGATTGATTTGGTAATTCATCAATCGGTTGGCTCGTCTATCGCCACGACTAATGACACGTTAAATATTTCGCTCCAGCTCACGAACCTTGGGCCCGTAACCGCCTCTGGAGTCGTGGTTACTCAGGCGTTTTCGCTGTCAGTCACGAATCTCACATTTGGCGGAACGGACGGTACCGCCACCTACACCAATGGCATTGCGACCTGGCGGGTAGGCAATCTGTCGACTGGCACCGTGGCTTCCTTGAATGTCTCTCTGCGTGTCTTAAAGCCCGGAACCTTCACCGTGTCGGCTGGCGCATATCACAACCTCAATGATTCATTCTGGGGCAATAATACAGCGCTCAACTCGATCAATATTTTCAATCCGGCAGCGTCCAACGTGCTTCAAGTCCTGCTGCCTACGCGCGACCTCGTTTATGATGCCGTTCGTGATCGGCTCTATGCCTCAACTCCTGCTACCAACGGGCTTGCTGGTAATCTTGTGGCGGTGATCGATCCTGCCAGCGGAACAATGGAGCGTGCCTTCCCGGCCGGATCTGAGCCTGATCAACTCGCGCTCTCCGAGGACAGCCGGTTCTTGCATACGGCGCTGGATGGGGCCATGGGTGTGCAGCGTTTTGACCTGCAATCGAACATTGCGGACCTCTCGTTCTCGTTCGGCACAAATGATATTTATTTTGCTCAGGATCTGAAAGTGCAGCCTGGCCATCCTGAAACCATCGCGGCATCGCTCGGCTCATTCAATTTTGCATCCGGATATCCCAGCGATGTTGTGGTCTACGATGCCGGGGTGCCGAGGAGTCTAAGGGGTGGGCCTTCGCGGGGAGTTACTTTTTCCTCGGAAGGTTCGTATTTGTTCGGCTACGTGTCTCCGAGCTTAAGCTTCGGGTTTATGCGCATGAAATTAGGGGATGCTGGTTTTGTTTCTTCCGAAAATTTGCCTGGGTTTACTTCCGGCCCGGGGGACCTTAAATTCAGCAACGGTCGACTCTATAGCTCTTCAGGTCAGGTGCTGGATCCATATGCCCCGGTGCTCATCGGCTCACTTTCAGCCTCAGGAACCAAGGCGATTGATCCTGACGTGGGACGGGCATTCTACCTTTCGCAGAATGGAACAAATTGGGAACTCCGTGCCTTTGATTTGGCAACACTCCAATCCACGGGAACGCAGGTCGTCGCCAACGTGCAAGGCACTCCAAGCAGTCTGGTCCGCTGCGGCACTGATCGCCTCGCCTTCCGCACCTCCAGCAACCAACTTTTTATCGTCCATAGCCAATTGGTGCCGACCAATCAAGTCGGATTTGCAGACTTGGCTGTCAGTCAGCAGGCCGCGCAGGATCATTCAGCCCCCAACGAAACTTTGCGATTTACGATTACGGTGACCAACCGCGGCCCAAGTGCTGCAACCAACGTGCTCCTCGCGATCCAACCACCCGCACCCATCGCGTCGTTGACAATTCAACTGCCTCAAGGATCGAGCTCCAATGTCAACGGCAATTACCTTTGCAACCTCGGCACGGTTGGGGTTGGCCAAAGCCTGGCTGTCGTCCTGAGCACAGTTATCACCAACTCGGCACGGTATTCGAATTCAGTCAGTGTTTCAGCATATACGCTTGATTCAAATCCTTCCAATAATACATCCGCCATTGACATGCAGGGGCTCTTCTTCCAACGCTCCGATAGCACGAAAATTTACACCGCCGCGACCACTGCAATGGCCTACGATCCCGTGGGACAACGATTGTTTGCAGCCTTGTCTCCCAGCGGCGCGACCAACCAACTCGCCTGGTTCGATCCGCAGTCGGGAGTGATGATGGGAAGTAAAATCCTAGATATCATCTCGCCTACCTCGATGCTGATTACTGAGGATGGCCAGTATCTGTATCTCTCCTCCAAGAACATCGGACAGGTGCAGCGAATCAATCTGCCCTCGCTAACTGTGGATCTGAGTTTCACGCCACCCGGCGCAACGGCTGTCCCTGCCTTGGCCTTGGTGCCGGGAAATCCAAGATCAGTCGTCCTCACTTACTGGGTCACCAATACCCCCATCGCAGCTGTCTTTGACGACGCAACGCCGCGCCCCAATCAGATTATTGGCAACCAGTTTACCTTGTTGGCTGGGGCTACGGATGCACCTGCGGTCTATGGCTATTCCTATGTCGGTACGGGGATTCCGGACGTCTATCGAATGAACCTTACGGCCTCTGGGATGCAGCCCCTTGACTACGGACCAAAGGATACTCCATGGGGGAACCAGACGCAGATGAGCTATGCTTCAGGTCGATTGTTCTTCGCGAGCGGCTCGGTAATGAATCCGTCCAGCTGGACCCAGGAACAAAGTTTTACATTGCCGTACTACGGGCTTTCCATGGCCCTGCTTCCTGGCGCAGACCGCGCCACGTTTTTGACCGGCGATAGCGTCAGTGGGTTCCTTGCTCATTTTTGCATCGATTCCATCAGCAGCCGGCAGCAGTTGGCTCAAATTGATGTCCGTCTCAGCACTTTGGGATTTGGGAATCTCACGTACTGTGGCGCCGATCGGTTTGCCTTTCGCAGTCCGAATGAGATTGTGTTTATTCGGTCCAGCGCCATCCCGGCCGCAGACCTGACCTTGCATTCGTCTCTCTCCACCAATCAAATCATGGTCGGGGACACCGTGAGTCTTCAGTTGGTGGTTTCGAATGCTGGTCCGTATGCGGTCTCCGGCGTATTCCTTAGCAACAACCTGCCCGTCGGCCTGAACATTGTTACTTCCTCTCTGACTCAAGGAACGGTCAATGCCAATGCACACCAGGTAATTGCTTCCATTGGGACACTCGCAACGAATGGCACGGCGACACTCAATCTGGTTCTTTCGCCAGACGGAGCAACTTTGGGCTCCGTGACAGTCTCAAGCGACGTGTCCGGATCAAATCTTTCCGATCCAATTCCCTTCAATAACCACGCCATTCAGCAACTTCTGGTGTTGCCAAAGGATAGCGATCACGACGGGATTCCCGACGACTGGGAATTGGCGCATGGGCTTAATCCGTTCGATGCCTCCGACGCGCTGTTGGATTCGGACTGTGACGGAAAATCCAATCTTGAAGAGTATCTGGCGGGCACTGACCCGATGGTGTTCGACGGTTTGAGAATTGTTTCCATGCAGTCTGACCACGATGGCGGGTTTAAACTAGTGGTGCACGGCGCCATTGGGAAAACCTATGCCATCGAGACCTCAACCAATGTTACCGAATGGTCAGAACTCAAATCATTCGTATGTACTGCAGACAATCAAGAGGTTCGGGTTCTCTCGACAGGCTCCATTCAAAAATCCTTCTATCGTCTCCATACCTCGACTAATGCGCCGCTGCCTCTGCTGACTTTGATCAACAGCTCAGCCGCCACCAATGCACCTTTGCTCCAGGTTACTGCTCCACCCGGATATTATTATGCCTTGCAGACCTCAACCAACCTGGTGGATTGGACCGTGGCAACAAATTTCTACGCCACCTCCTGCACTTCCCTGATCTCGGGCTCCCACTCCCCCGTGACTGGAAGCGTCTTTTATCGGGTGAAATCCGAGTAA